In Carya illinoinensis cultivar Pawnee chromosome 16, C.illinoinensisPawnee_v1, whole genome shotgun sequence, a single window of DNA contains:
- the LOC122299891 gene encoding myb-related protein 308-like, which yields MRKPCCEKKETNRGSWSREEDQKLSDYIKQHGEGCWRSLPKAAGLRRCGKSCRLRWINYLRPGLKRGNFGEDEEDLIIRLHALLGNRWSLIAGRLPGRTDNEVKNYWNSHLRKKLIQMGIDPKKPHQLGGRAISCAGRPFLSKNEAPKQLLTIHRNDNHQVLKFESSLHIKTCLPDLNLDLTLSSTALSTTLVEERAS from the exons ATGAGGAAGCCTTGCTGTGAAAAGAAAGAGACTAACAGAGGATCATGGTCCCGGGAAGAAGACCAGAAACTCAGTGATTACATCAAACAACACGGCGAAGGTTGTTGGCGTTCACTTCCTAAGGCTGCGG GGTTGCGTCGTTGTGGTAAGAGTTGCAGACTCAGATGGATAAATTATCTAAGGCCAGGCCTTAAACGCGGCAACTttggagaagatgaagaggaTTTGATCATCAGGCTTCATGCTCTCCTCGGAAACCG atggtcaCTGATAGCGGGAAGGTTGCCTGGACGAACGGACAACGAGGTAAAGAACTACTGGAACTCTCATCTAAGGAAAAAGCTAATACAGATGGGAATTGATCCTAAAAAACCACATCAGCTGGGAGGGAGAGCAATTTCTTGTGCTGGAAGACCATTTTTATCCAAGAATGAAGCGCCTAAGCAGCTACTGACCATCCATCGGAATGACAATCATCAGGTCCTGAAATTTGAGAGCAGTCTTCACATCAAAACCTGTCTGCCAGACTTGAATCTTGATCTTACTCTAAGCAGCACAGCTCTAAGTACTACTCTTGTGGAAGagagagctagctag
- the LOC122299890 gene encoding MYB-like transcription factor 4 yields the protein MRKPCCEKEGKNKGAWSKQEDQKLIDYIRKHGEGCWRSLPDAAGLLRCGKSCRLRWVNYLRPDLKRGNFGEDEEDLIIKLHALLGNRWSLIAGRLPGRTDNEVKNHWNTHLKRRLAQMGTDPDNHRLGLRRVTRPSKLLFVSNNHTYNKEVNSQADEIPVLLNSATDTEIISNSTNISMISSVPDLNLDLTIGLPFMESMNQICT from the exons ATGAGGAAACCCTGTTGTGAGAAGGAAGGGAAAAACAAAGGAGCATGGTCCAAGCAAGAAGACCAGAAGCTCATTGATTACATCCGCAAACATGGAGAAGGTTGCTGGCGCTCGCTTCCTGATGCTGCag GCTTGCTTCGTTGTGGTAAAAGTTGTCGATTAAGATGGGTAAATTATCTAAGGCCAGACCTTAAACGAGGCAACTttggagaagatgaagaggaCCTTATCATCAAGCTCCATGCACTCCTTGGAAACAG GTGGTCGTTGATAGCTGGAAGATTGCCGGGCCGTACAGACAATGAAGTGAAGAATCACTGGAACACTCATCTTAAAAGAAGACTGGCTCAGATGGGCACTGATCCCGACAACCATCGCTTGGGTCTACGTCGTGTCACCCGTCCTAGCAAGCTGTTGTTCGTGTCGAATAACCATACATACAATAAAGAAGTGAACTCTCAAGCAGATGAAATTCCAGTACTCTTGAATTCTGCTACCGACACAGAGATCATCAGCAACAGTACCAACATTAGTATGATTAGCAGCGTACCCGACCTGAATCTTGATCTTACCATTGGCCTTCCATTTATGGAGTCGATGAATCAAATTTGTACATGA